The Helianthus annuus cultivar XRQ/B chromosome 11, HanXRQr2.0-SUNRISE, whole genome shotgun sequence region GTCCATGTTGTCGTTTCAAAATTGCTAAAATGTTGATGCTTTCAGTGTGTTATTAATAGTAGGGAATCGATCGTAGTATTATTTATAAAAACTTGCATTCACCCTTTGGAAAACGGAACATTTTGCACGAAGCGGACTTAAAGTTTAATATGGgaggcacctggtgatgatggagactaggcgagtaggcggcgatcgctagttcgatccttgaactgaatgggttttacctcaccgcactgtcgtgcctttggGCGAGTGTTCACAGGCTtctgccctaggtgagggttttcacCAGTTCGGagacgagtgtatcccgatgtggtgaatttcgccagcagcccatttggaggattcgttggccgttcaaaaaaaaaagtttaatatGGGAAAACTGAGGGTTTTCTTTTCGGTTACTTGATCTCACACTAGCAATTTTGCGTTGAGGTGTGGGTGTTGCATGGCTGGTCCAAGTTTGACCTAAGTTGTAAAATAAAGTGTCTGCAGTGTGAACATTTTGGCAGTATGTTGCCGACAATAGTTTGATCTAAGTGGTTATTTTCATATAAAGATGCCAACTTTAGCGATGTATTGGTCTAATCTTACATGGGTTTTGATTTAGGTAAGTCACTTGATTACATCTATAATATATATTCCCAATGTGAAAGAAGGCATTACGTGTTACATCAAAGAGTTTGGGTGATGATTTGTCACTTAGCGTCGTATATCTTGAATTGGAATATGGTAATGCGTTGGATACATATACCTTTACAACTTGGCATTAGATTTGAAGTGTATTTCAATTTTCAAATACTAATGGTACTCATTGTTTTATATACCACAGGCATTGATGTGGCGCATCCAACTATAGACGTCACCCCCACACCAATTCATGGCTCGTCTCAAGGATCTAAAGACGTTCAATCTTGCGAACGTGTACCTGTACATGGTATTTCAAGAATGAAAATACAAAGTTATGCCAAAGCGTTCAAGGTTATGTTGGTCCCGTCAGTGGTGATCCCTGATAAATGGCATAACAAGATTCAAATTTGTTTTCACCGGTAAGTACACGGTTGAAAGTGCCGCCTTTAGTAGTTGTCTTGAATATCTTTTTTTCTCACATCATTATTTatcaaagagtaaactgccattttggtccctgaggtttggtcacttttgccactttagtccaaaactcaaaccttttgcatctgggtccctgtggtttcagttttattgccattttggtccaaaaaatgaaatcaggtcatatttgtcttataaaatcctgcaattttgtcattttcctcaggggcaaatcaggtcatatttgtcttataaaatatggtatttatttataaaaaagaaatgatcattttgcccctgcggaaaaggacaaaatagcaggattttataagacaaatatgacctgatttcatttttagaccaaaatggcaataaaattgaaaccacagggacccagatgcaaaaagtttgagttttggactaaagtggcaaaagtgaccaaaccacagggaccaaaatggcagtttactctttatcaAACTATCATGATTTAGTGAAAATTTTATTCATGTTGTTTGCAGAAACGCTTCAATGGGTTTATGCCAGTGTGAAAAGGACGATTGGAGATCTGTTCATAAAGGGTTATGGAGTTCCACTATGTCACCTTATGAACAAAGATTCGTTGATGTGAAGTTTACTGGCGGGATATCTGGTTCCGTAACTGTCACTCTTGAAGAAGGTGAACACATATTTTTGTCCCTTTTCTGTATTTTTTTTTCCTATTCTATTTGATTTTGACACGTCTTCATGAATTTGTGGATTGCAGTGTCGCAGGAATGGCGGTATGTGTTGCTTTTGGTGGGAATTGCTTTACTATTCTTGGCACCCGCTGTTAGCAACTGGGTCCCGTTTTACTATACCAGCTCTATGGCTATTGGAATTCTAGCTGTTATTCTCATACTGCTTTATCAGGTATGCTTTCTCTTTTGTCGGGCATAAGAGTTTTACCAAATATATGGATTGATAAGAATTGCGTTTACGTTTATAAGTTTAGATTACAAGATTATAGTAGGAGTTTTAGGTCATTTTTTCGGTAACACCTATGTTTTCTATTCGTTTGTTTTATGTTTACATTTTTCTGAATATAAGTAGTAATCTAGTTTATTTTGAACATATTGAAATCAAATGACAGTTGGCAATATTATTGTAAATCGAACATCAATAATATTTTGTAAGGTTAATGTGTTCATCATTCTTTTTGATCCCGTTATTGACTTATTTGAATATTATCTTTCTAATTATATTTTTTTGTCGAACAGGGGATGAAGTTATTACCGACTGGCAGGAAAAGTGCCTTCTATTTAAGTATGTATACATCACTGGTAAGTGTCCTCGCTAATGGAATACATTACATTTGGTATTTACTAGGAGCGgcaagatatatatatatatatattttttttgggggggggggggtaaacgggtcaatatattagCATGAGTTGAAATGTGCAGGGTTCGATTGAAACGGATATTGATTTGTCAATCGATAGGTGATCGGTCACTTACGATTGCTATAACATCGTTATCACAGTAATAGTCTGAATTTAAAATATAACGATTTGGGGGGTTGCATTCATCGCCGATGGAGACTATGGATGCCTTTCAACCAGTTCGACCCATACCTCTTTAGCTTTGTATTTTTGATCCATTTGAGATAAACACAGTTTGAATAGACACATTAAAGTAAATGAGTCAAAACTGCCGGAATCTAAGtgtaataatttttttaaaagttCTTTTTTTCTTTAGTAAAATGAGTGTTGTGGCCACAGTGCGAGTAACGACGGTGTCGCAAAGTTGTACTAGGTCGTCAAAACATGTTTTTTAatgatattatatatataataatatctTCTGTTATAATTTTGTTTGTATTCATTTCATCTTTTATATTTTTCAGATTGGGGCAGGATCTTTTCTGGTTCATTATGTTGCAGTGTTCGTTAATTCAATCCTCTCGAATTTCGGATTCAGTCAAGAGATGCAGAACCCAGTAAGTACTTTCTTGACACAATGAAGATATATTTATTCGTTTAACCACAGCCAGTTTATCGTTgttttgttatttaaaaaaaaattggcgAAGAGGTATGTTTCATGTTAAATCTTTAACAAAAAGCAGCCCATTGGTACTTTGAAAaggaattttttattgttttttttccaACTACTCGTGATTACCTGAATTATGCATGTGCTTATAACTTTAACTGAAAACCCACATTTGTGTACACCATTTATTCATCCTTGCGTAGTTGTGTTCCCTTATGAGTTACGAGTATAAATGTTTAGTAACCTATGTGTGTCATTCACTCATCCTTTGCGTGGTCGTGATTGTGAACCGTAAACAACGAATCGATCTTTTTAGCGTAATTCTTGTTAGAGATTTGTCCtcttagggggtgtttgttttttcagaaaaACCTCTTCTGACCTCTTATGTCTGCGCGCCGCGCAGACCACACGTTTAGCTTTGCAGACCGTTTGTTTTTAGaagtcatttcattaaaaaatgtCTTCAAACCTCTGCGCGTCCTCTTCCCCACGCAGACATGGTCCAATGTCTTCCCACCTCTTCCAACCTCTTCCAAGTTCCAACCCTCTCTCCACCCCTCTTCTCCTATTCTCAAGCCCCGGTCATATACCAAAAAATAAAGGATAAGAATTGTGCTTACAGCAAAACCCAGTTACCGTCAAGAACCTCCACCGCAGTTACCATTCTTCACTTGAAGCAGTAAACCCTAGACCGCACCACCAGACGCCTCTTCAGACACCtcttgagatctccaatttcacAATCATCCCCCACAACCGCACCACCATTATCGTCTATTCCCCACTCGTCCTCGTTAACTGGAGGATCCGAAGAGACTAATTTGCTCAGGGGTTCGGTTTCTGGGTCGGATGGGGGGATGTTGGAGGATGATCGAGTGGTTGTGAGTTTTATTGTTCTGGGGTTTTGGTGGTGGGTTAGCCGATGAGGGTGGGTGATCgaggagtggtggtggtggagaaaCGGTGAGCAGAGGAAGGGGTAAAGAGGTGAGATAATCAAACACTCTTTTTATTACACTccgcagacatttggtccacctcttctcgtgCAGACgtttgcagatgtggtccgcagactgcaaaccttttacatctgaaaaaacaaacaccaccttagtgGTAACACGACAACTTAGTATGTCAACATTTTATGTGTAATTAGCATAATTGCATTTTATATATGTATTATGTCAATCTTGTTTCGGATACTTGCGTTGTACATATCACATCGCCGTTTATTTCACCAGATAAGAAACTCAAACATAAGTATCCCGAAATGTGTAAATTTTAGTGACCATAACTGTGACATCTAATCTTGCAGGTTTCGGTATTCGTGCTGCTTACAATTATTCTACTAGGAGCAGCTCTTGGATATTGGCTGGTGCGAAAGTACGTTATTTCAGAAGATGGAGATGTAGATGTTGGTGTAGCCCAATTTATCAAATGGTCCATGCGCGTTATAGCAGTCACATGTATTTTTCTGGTCAGTTACGtcattaataattaataaacgagtaaactgccattttggtccctgtggtttggtcacttttgccactttagtccaaaactcaaactttttgcatctgggtctctgtggtttcagttttattgccattttggtccaaaaatgaaatcagatcatatttgtcttataaaatcctgcaattttgtcgtTTTCCTCagggggcaaatcaggtcatatgtgtcttataaaatatgatatttatttataaaaagaaatgatcattttgcccctgtagaaaatgacaaaatagcaggattttataagacaaatatgatctgatttcatttttggaccaaaatggcaataaaactgaaaccacagggacccagatgcaaaaagtttgagttttggactaaagtggcaaaagtgaccaaaccacagggaccaaaatggcagtttactccaaATTAATAAACTATTTAATTTTGTCGCATTTTTTCTGATTCCTTTTCAGTATGCATATATCATTATAACTTTTCACATTATTTTTTTTCAGAGCTCGAATGACACTCCTTTAGCAATGGCGGCAGTTGTTTCATGTCTAGTTCTATATTACATGATTACGTCTCTCAAGTGGCATGATTATGAGTAAGTTCGATGATCATTTAAATGTTTGTTAGTGGTAAATTGGTAATTATTCTGATTTGCAAGATCGTAATTTTTGACCATTAATGTGCGATGATTTGATGTAGGGGTCCACATTTATCTATGAGGTCAAACAGGTGGCGGTTCAATGGACAAAGAACACCAAAGGCTGGACGGGCTGAATTCCTTAGCCGGCCCAAAAAGATTAGCCCGTTAGGAAGCCCGTGGAATGGTCCACGGAATTCATTCGCCTGGCCCGACTCACCAATCAAAGGTACATTTTcatgaaaaaaaaattgtaatttCATCTTTTTGTGGAATGATGTAATGATGATTTGTGTTTAATTGAACGAACAGTGAACGCATCTGGAGATAGAGGGTCAACCGGAAGTCAACATGACTATTACTCGACGTATCACAAGACTCCAAACAGAAAGAAGTATTCAAAGGAAGAATGGGCGGAGTTCACAGAGGAATCAACCCGAGAATCAGTTGCTGAGCTGGCATCTACGCCTGAATTCACCGACTGGATGATCAAGAATGCTAATCGAATCAAACTTCTTCCTGATAACGGGTCAGATGATGATGCCAGCGGGTCAGATTCTACTGATGGATACTTGGTCAAGAAAGCAAACCGACGTGGATTTTTCAGCTGGTGAACGCATCAGTGAGTTACTCACTGATTTGTTGTTTTACCGGATCGATGTACGCGCAATCTTGAAGTTGTTAGAGAGTGGTAGTTTGTGTAGTTTTTTCTTTCTGTCGTCGTTATTGTTCTAGGATTGTTAATCAAGTCGTAATACTTCGATTGGAATGTATATTTCTCGTTTCATGATGTCGAACGGATAGATTCATGTATTAGTAATCACTTATAAGCAGCAGGTAATACACTTAATTATACACATACAAGCTTCTAAAATATTTATTTCCACATAAACGAGCACGCCTTAAAGTGTCCTACGTCGTCACCAACATCGACGTTAAAGTTTTGAGGGAGCGGGTAACTCGTGTTCCATATCGTTCTTTGCTTGTGCTAACATGTTATTTAGCTCTTCGACAAATCGGTCCATCGTTACTCCACTCGGAAAACATACGGGTATCACGGTTCTGGACTCTCCTTTGTTGTTTGTGTAAGGTACATAGAAGCTAACTCCTACCCGAGTTCTCGCAGCCCCACCGTATACCGGCTTCCCCCACCCGAAGTCCACGGTGTTAAACCCCACATGGGTCAAATCCGCGACATTGTAACGTCGAATAGCTGTGAAGTGGAGTTGGCCTTTGAATGCCATTAGGTCAGAAACAGATTTAATCCGCTCTTTAGTGGCGTCGGATTTGGCTTTTTTCATGAGCTCCAACGCGTAACCTAATGGCTTGTTACATAGATCTTGAGCGGTGGAAATGGCGGCAGGGAACGCCAAAACATTTCCATAGTATCCGACAGGGAGGGGAGGGTTGAACATCTTACGCGCATTAACAGGCCATAAAATGGGCATTTCCTCTTTTGGATTTGGTTCGAGAGCGATGGTACGACAACGCCAGAGGCAAGCTGTTAGCACTTCAAATGTGGAACAACTCTGTAGGTGTGTCGGAACAAGCCTGCGAAAAGCTGAAATATCGGTTTTAGTAAAGAACAATGACTTGTGTACCATGTCATCCTTGGTATATCCAACTTGGCGAGTAAATGTCATCGGCGGTCGGTCACTTGAACAAAGCAACTCTCTTTGCCAAACAGGTAATACTGATGGTGACGTGGCACCCCGAGCTATTTCACCTAATCCTGACAGGAATTGTACAAGTCCTACTGCGTCACACATGGTGTGGTTGAGTCGTGTGGCAAAGATGAAACCTCCGCATAGCAATCGTGTCACCTATCAATCAAAATTTATATATCATTCAAAATTTTTTTCGAACaaaatcaatcccgagcactctcggggcacccactggaccaaacggagtactccaagagtaacccgagtccaccaccaattccggggaaatcCCGATAACCCActcgcccgtaggcacgacgg contains the following coding sequences:
- the LOC110891123 gene encoding benzyl alcohol O-benzoyltransferase translates to MAVINPNATLTFTVRRCAPELIVPAKPTPRELKPLSDIDDQERFRLQIPDIFIYQRDPKMVNKNPASVIREALAKLLVFYYPLAGRLKEGPAGKLMVDCSGKGVLFIEAEADVTVDQFGDPLGPPFPCMEELLYDVPGTGGIVDSPVLLIQVTRLLCGGFIFATRLNHTMCDAVGLVQFLSGLGEIARGATSPSVLPVWQRELLCSSDRPPMTFTRQVGYTKDDMVHKSLFFTKTDISAFRRLVPTHLQSCSTFEVLTACLWRCRTIALEPNPKEEMPILWPVNARKMFNPPLPVGYYGNVLAFPAAISTAQDLCNKPLGYALELMKKAKSDATKERIKSVSDLMAFKGQLHFTAIRRYNVADLTHVGFNTVDFGWGKPVYGGAARTRVGVSFYVPYTNNKGESRTVIPVCFPSGVTMDRFVEELNNMLAQAKNDMEHELPAPSKL
- the LOC110891122 gene encoding uncharacterized protein LOC110891122 isoform X2 codes for the protein MATTITYPLLIFLLIFYNLFTLSLCSDQEPVLLKGIDVAHPTIDVTPTPIHGSSQGSKDVQSCERVPVHGISRMKIQSYAKAFKVMLVPSVVIPDKWHNKIQICFHRNASMGLCQCEKDDWRSVHKGLWSSTMSPYEQRFVDVKFTGGISGSVTVTLEEVSQEWRYVLLLVGIALLFLAPAVSNWVPFYYTSSMAIGILAVILILLYQGMKLLPTGRKSAFYLSMYTSLIGAGSFLVHYVAVFVNSILSNFGFSQEMQNPVSVFVLLTIILLGAALGYWLVRKYVISEDGDVDVGVAQFIKWSMRVIAVTCIFLSSNDTPLAMAAVVSCLVLYYMITSLKWHDYEGPHLSMRSNRWRFNGQRTPKAGRAEFLSRPKKISPLGSPWNGPRNSFAWPDSPIKVNASGDRGSTGSQHDYYSTYHKTPNRKKYSKEEWAEFTEESTRESVAELASTPEFTDWMIKNANRIKLLPDNGSDDDASGSDSTDGYLVKKANRRGFFSW
- the LOC110891122 gene encoding uncharacterized protein LOC110891122 isoform X1, with amino-acid sequence MATTITYPLLIFLLIFYNLFTLSLCSDQEPVLLKGIDVAHPTIDVTPTPIHGSSQGSKDVQSCERVPVHGISRMKIQSYAKAFKVMLVPSVVIPDKWHNKIQICFHRNASMGLCQCEKDDWRSVHKGLWSSTMSPYEQRFVDVKFTGGISGSVTVTLEEVSQEWRYVLLLVGIALLFLAPAVSNWVPFYYTSSMAIGILAVILILLYQGMKLLPTGRKSAFYLSMYTSLIGAGSFLVHYVAVFVNSILSNFGFSQEMQNPVSVFVLLTIILLGAALGYWLVRKYVISEDGDVDVGVAQFIKWSMRVIAVTCIFLSSNDTPLAMAAVVSCLVLYYMITSLKWHDYEGPHLSMRSNRWRFNGQRTPKAGRAEFLSRPKKISPLGSPWNGPRNSFAWPDSPIKGTVNASGDRGSTGSQHDYYSTYHKTPNRKKYSKEEWAEFTEESTRESVAELASTPEFTDWMIKNANRIKLLPDNGSDDDASGSDSTDGYLVKKANRRGFFSW